The following coding sequences are from one Anaerolineae bacterium window:
- a CDS encoding response regulator: MNKDFEILAPALIVASPGRIRDGLRTMLRAVPCIETIFQASDGPAAMRIIAEEQPALVLLDSKLANNDIQSVSRQIKAESPHTRCIVLVDNMQQQWMAKIADADSVLTIGCPAGEFFTTVEGLLSQPILH, encoded by the coding sequence ATGAATAAAGATTTTGAAATTTTGGCGCCAGCGCTGATTGTGGCCAGTCCAGGCCGGATCCGAGATGGACTACGCACCATGCTAAGAGCTGTGCCCTGTATCGAAACCATCTTCCAGGCCAGCGACGGCCCTGCGGCGATGCGGATTATTGCCGAAGAACAACCGGCGCTGGTGCTGCTCGATTCCAAACTGGCCAATAACGACATTCAAAGCGTATCCAGGCAAATCAAAGCCGAGTCGCCGCACACTCGCTGCATTGTGCTGGTTGACAATATGCAGCAGCAATGGATGGCCAAAATTGCCGACGCCGACAGCGTGTTGACCATCGGCTGCCCGGCGGGAGAATTTTTTACCACTGTGGAAGGGCTTTTATCTCAACCAATATTACACTGA